One Thermoplasmata archaeon DNA segment encodes these proteins:
- a CDS encoding inorganic phosphate transporter, with protein MTELEALLALSPFVVVLILMALIFDFLNGMNDAANSIATIVSTKVLRPGQAVAMAAFFNFIAAFAVSTSVALTMGKGIISPEIATTRLVFASLLGAIVWTALATYGGLPISVSHALVGGLVGAGLVSAGSGVVQSGLWKVVAFMVLSPLIGMIFGFVFMVLALNAVRRSSLERINRWSRRLQLISASAFSFSHGLNDAQKTMGIIIFLLYGAGYFSSIGREGVGDIFVPFWVIISAHTAIALGTLVGGWRVIRTMGMRVTRLRPIHGCVAESAGAATIIGCSIAGIPVSTTHTITGAIIGVGSTRRLSAVRWGVTRNIVWAWILTIPLSAIISGAAYFLTTLINPS; from the coding sequence ATGACCGAGCTGGAGGCGCTCCTAGCCCTCTCGCCCTTTGTCGTTGTATTGATTCTAATGGCCCTCATATTTGACTTTCTTAACGGGATGAACGATGCCGCCAACTCTATTGCGACGATCGTGTCCACGAAGGTCCTGAGGCCCGGGCAAGCCGTGGCGATGGCTGCATTCTTCAACTTCATCGCGGCATTCGCGGTGTCGACGTCGGTCGCTCTCACCATGGGGAAGGGAATCATCAGCCCAGAAATCGCCACGACTCGACTCGTCTTCGCCTCTCTGCTCGGTGCGATCGTGTGGACCGCCCTGGCGACCTATGGCGGCCTGCCGATATCGGTCTCCCACGCCCTCGTCGGGGGACTGGTGGGCGCGGGCCTCGTATCCGCTGGTTCGGGGGTTGTCCAGAGCGGGCTCTGGAAAGTCGTTGCCTTTATGGTTCTATCCCCGCTCATCGGAATGATATTCGGCTTCGTTTTCATGGTCCTGGCGCTCAATGCCGTGCGCCGCAGCTCCCTCGAGAGGATAAACCGCTGGTCCCGCCGGCTGCAGCTCATCTCGGCCAGCGCATTCTCTTTCAGCCATGGGCTCAACGACGCCCAGAAGACGATGGGCATCATCATCTTCCTGCTCTACGGCGCCGGCTACTTCTCTAGCATAGGGAGGGAAGGAGTGGGGGACATTTTCGTGCCCTTCTGGGTGATCATATCGGCCCACACGGCGATAGCATTGGGGACGCTGGTAGGGGGCTGGAGGGTGATTCGGACGATGGGAATGAGGGTCACCAGGCTCAGGCCGATACACGGGTGCGTCGCGGAGAGCGCAGGTGCCGCAACGATAATCGGTTGCTCCATCGCTGGAATTCCTGTGAGTACGACCCACACGATAACGGGGGCGATCATCGGCGTCGGGAGCACCAGGAGACTCTCAGCGGTCAGGTGGGGCGTTACTCGGAACATCGTGTGGGCCTGGATACTGACAATACCCCTCTCAGCCATTATTTCCGGGGCCGCTTATTTTCTGACGACCCTTATTAACCCCAGTTGA
- a CDS encoding DUF47 family protein has protein sequence MGITAWLIPQERRFFDLLEEQLAIVREGIAILKEMVSDSEVRGAVHYQKKLKVVEHRGDDKVHEIYRALNQTFITPIDREDIAALTSHMDDILDFVNASVRRMVIYGIDPTKDEVIKQFAENLSQTTDELTRALKCIRHMPSNTFEKRARAIHSLENKADDIHLDALGDLFSCSLDPVTIMKKKEIYDMLEVATDKCEDVANVLSDIMVKHA, from the coding sequence ATGGGAATCACAGCGTGGCTGATACCGCAGGAGAGGCGCTTCTTCGACCTCCTCGAGGAACAGCTCGCCATAGTGAGGGAGGGGATAGCAATACTGAAGGAGATGGTGAGTGACTCGGAGGTTCGGGGTGCGGTCCATTACCAGAAGAAGTTGAAGGTAGTGGAGCACAGGGGCGACGACAAGGTGCACGAAATATACCGCGCTCTGAACCAGACCTTCATCACTCCCATAGACAGGGAGGACATCGCGGCCCTGACTTCGCACATGGATGACATTCTAGACTTCGTGAACGCTTCGGTCAGGCGGATGGTGATATACGGTATCGACCCCACGAAGGACGAGGTGATAAAGCAGTTCGCGGAAAACCTCTCCCAGACCACCGACGAGCTAACAAGGGCTCTCAAATGCATAAGGCACATGCCCTCGAACACCTTCGAGAAACGCGCCCGGGCCATCCACAGCCTCGAGAACAAGGCCGACGATATCCACCTCGACGCCCTGGGCGACCTCTTCAGCTGTAGTCTCGACCCGGTGACAATAATGAAAAAGAAGGAGATCTACGACATGCTTGAGGTAGCGACGGACAAGTGCGAGGATGTCGCAAATGTTCTCAGCGATATCATGGTCAAGCACGCGTGA